One part of the uncultured Bacteroides sp. genome encodes these proteins:
- a CDS encoding SusC/RagA family TonB-linked outer membrane protein, which yields MKRNKILVLSLLACLTIPAVAQQNDKAQPDGKYADQTIDVGADKVLTRGESTASVSVITVNSTDKRSARNIGNSIIGQGSGLISLQNAGNYAAANPTFYVRGLQSLSGSSPLILVDGIERDINNITPEEVESVTVLKDAAAVALYGYKGANGAVLITTKRGKYNSKSVKVTFDHLFNFLANKPKFVDAATYGSAVNEARANDGLTARYTNDEIAAFKSGQYPYLYPNVNWVDETFRDNAVTNKLNVEFTGGGQKFRYYTMIDLISDNGFVANPGKNDTYSTQNKYVKANLRSNLDIDLTPSTKLKVNLLGVLNEVSRPGDSADLWDLAYSLPSAAYPIKDESGNWGGNATWNGTTNPVAQSIGAAYTKNNTRSLFSDITIDQSLSGVLDGLNAKIRVSYDNTSNILEDHSKTYVYGSATPGAWVDGAPTVASNYTGGSDSEMSTDASTNSFSRRFHFDGGFDYQHEFGKHSVYSQLKWDYEFQDQYAVNTTIYRQNYSWWTHYGYNNRYFADLALVESGSNRLAPGSKWALSPTLSAAWVISRENFMKDVKWVNFLKLRASAGLINTDNLPDDSWTYYIQQYSISGTTYPFNSGYGSSFGMTTLTRLATENYTHEKAYKYNVGLDATLFSGLDVTLEGYYQKRKDIWVESSGKYTDVIGVDAPYENAGVVNSWGFEASLDYNKKFGEVSFNIGGEFNLNRNQIKEQLEEPRLYNNLVQTGHSLNQIYGLKAIGFFKDQNDIANSPTQTFSTVKPGDIKYKDVNGDGTIDANDKTAIGYSAAAPQLYYSIHLGAEWRGLGIDAMFQGVGRYSAVLNTKSMYWPLINNTTMSQYAYDNRWTADNMDAKFPRLSSVSNANNYQTNTVWLADRSFLKLRNLEVYYNFPEKLLKNTKIVNAAKIYLRGIDLFSLDHLAVSDPESYGATNPLNRSVVAGLSVTF from the coding sequence ATGAAACGAAATAAAATATTAGTGTTGTCATTGTTGGCTTGTTTAACCATTCCGGCAGTAGCACAACAAAACGATAAAGCACAGCCTGATGGTAAATATGCTGATCAGACAATTGATGTGGGAGCAGATAAAGTGTTAACACGCGGTGAGTCAACTGCTTCGGTATCTGTTATAACCGTCAATTCTACTGATAAGCGTAGTGCTAGAAATATAGGTAACTCAATTATTGGTCAGGGATCAGGTCTTATCTCATTACAAAATGCCGGTAATTATGCTGCTGCAAACCCAACATTCTATGTACGCGGTCTACAGAGTCTTTCTGGAAGTTCTCCGTTAATATTGGTTGATGGAATAGAACGAGATATAAATAATATTACTCCAGAGGAAGTTGAGTCTGTTACTGTTCTCAAGGATGCTGCTGCTGTTGCTTTATATGGCTACAAAGGTGCAAATGGAGCAGTATTGATAACAACAAAACGTGGTAAATACAATTCTAAATCGGTAAAAGTAACCTTTGACCACCTGTTTAATTTTCTGGCAAATAAACCTAAGTTTGTAGATGCTGCAACTTATGGTAGTGCTGTAAATGAGGCTCGTGCTAACGATGGACTTACTGCTCGATATACTAATGATGAAATTGCAGCGTTTAAGTCAGGACAGTATCCATACCTTTATCCTAATGTGAATTGGGTGGATGAAACTTTCCGTGATAATGCAGTTACAAATAAATTGAATGTTGAGTTTACAGGTGGAGGCCAGAAATTTCGCTATTATACAATGATCGATTTGATTTCAGATAATGGTTTTGTAGCTAATCCAGGTAAAAATGATACGTATTCTACACAGAATAAGTATGTGAAAGCAAACTTGCGTAGCAATTTGGATATAGACCTTACTCCTTCAACTAAACTTAAAGTAAATCTTCTTGGTGTGTTGAATGAGGTTAGTCGCCCTGGCGATTCTGCTGACCTTTGGGATTTGGCTTATTCACTTCCTTCTGCTGCTTATCCTATCAAGGATGAAAGTGGAAACTGGGGTGGTAATGCAACCTGGAATGGAACAACAAATCCTGTAGCCCAATCTATCGGTGCTGCATATACTAAAAATAATACCCGTAGTTTGTTTTCTGACATTACTATCGATCAGAGTCTTTCAGGTGTTTTAGATGGACTTAATGCAAAAATCCGAGTATCATACGATAACACTTCAAATATTCTAGAGGATCATAGCAAAACTTATGTTTATGGAAGTGCAACTCCTGGAGCATGGGTTGATGGTGCTCCTACTGTTGCTAGTAATTATACAGGTGGTTCAGATTCAGAAATGAGTACTGACGCTTCGACAAACTCTTTTTCTCGTCGTTTTCATTTTGATGGAGGCTTCGATTATCAGCATGAATTTGGAAAGCACTCGGTATATTCTCAGCTAAAATGGGATTATGAGTTTCAGGATCAATATGCAGTAAATACTACTATTTATCGTCAGAATTACTCATGGTGGACACATTATGGTTATAACAATCGTTACTTTGCAGATTTAGCTTTGGTTGAGTCAGGTTCTAATCGCTTAGCTCCCGGATCAAAATGGGCTTTATCTCCAACTCTTTCTGCTGCCTGGGTAATCTCACGCGAGAACTTTATGAAAGATGTTAAATGGGTAAATTTCCTAAAACTGCGTGCTTCTGCCGGTCTTATAAACACTGATAATCTTCCAGATGATAGTTGGACATATTATATCCAGCAGTATTCAATATCTGGTACTACATATCCGTTTAATTCCGGTTATGGTTCTTCTTTTGGTATGACAACTCTTACCAGATTGGCAACAGAAAATTACACGCATGAAAAAGCTTATAAATATAATGTAGGTCTTGATGCTACTTTGTTTTCTGGTCTTGATGTAACATTAGAAGGTTATTATCAAAAACGTAAAGATATCTGGGTTGAGTCTAGTGGTAAATATACCGATGTAATAGGTGTAGATGCTCCTTATGAAAATGCAGGTGTTGTTAATAGCTGGGGCTTTGAAGCTAGCCTAGATTACAATAAGAAATTTGGAGAAGTATCTTTCAATATTGGAGGTGAGTTCAACTTAAATCGTAATCAAATTAAGGAACAGTTAGAAGAACCTCGCCTTTATAATAACCTTGTTCAGACAGGTCATTCATTGAACCAGATTTATGGTCTTAAAGCTATCGGTTTCTTCAAGGATCAAAACGATATTGCTAACAGTCCTACACAGACATTCTCAACTGTTAAACCAGGTGATATCAAATATAAAGATGTAAATGGTGACGGAACAATTGATGCTAACGATAAAACAGCTATTGGCTACAGTGCAGCTGCTCCTCAACTATATTATTCAATTCATCTTGGTGCAGAATGGAGAGGCTTGGGAATCGATGCAATGTTCCAGGGAGTAGGAAGATACTCTGCTGTACTCAATACAAAGAGTATGTACTGGCCACTTATCAATAATACAACAATGTCACAATATGCCTATGACAACCGTTGGACAGCTGATAATATGGATGCCAAATTCCCACGTTTGAGTTCTGTAAGTAATGCAAATAACTATCAGACAAACACTGTATGGCTTGCTGATCGTTCATTCCTCAAATTGCGTAACCTCGAAGTTTATTACAACTTCCCGGAGAAACTGTTGAAGAATACAAAAATTGTGAACGCTGCTAAAATTTACTTGAGAGGTATTGACCTCTTTAGTCTTGATCACTTGGCTGTTTCTGATCCTGAGTCTTATGGTGCAACTAATCCTTTGAACAGAAGTGTTGTTGCAGGACTCTCAGTAACTTTCTAA
- a CDS encoding cofactor-independent phosphoglycerate mutase, producing the protein MKHIIILGDGMADWPVKSLQNKTLLQYAKTPYMDLLAKMGKTGQLVTVAPGFHPGSEVANMSVLGYNLPQVYEGRGPLEAASIGVELQPGEMAMRCNLICVEGEILKNHSSGHITTEDADVLIKFLQEKLGNDRISFHTGVAYRHLLVIKGGNKNIDCTPPHDVPLKPFRPLMVKATAPEAQETADLINDLILKSQELLKDHPLNLKRMAEGKDPANSIWPWSPGYRPQMEPMSQTFPFIKKGAVISAVDLIKGIGYYAGLRRIEVEGATGLFDTNYENKVAAALEALQTEDFVYLHIEASDEAGHEGDVDLKLKTIEYLDSRAVGPIYEAVKNWDEPVAIAVLPDHPTPCELRTHTSDPVPFLIYYPGIEADAVQTFDEFSVKEGAYGLLKENEFINAFLNNE; encoded by the coding sequence ATGAAACATATTATAATTTTAGGTGATGGTATGGCCGACTGGCCAGTTAAATCATTACAAAACAAAACACTGTTGCAATATGCAAAGACACCATACATGGATTTGCTTGCAAAAATGGGAAAAACCGGTCAGCTGGTAACTGTTGCACCGGGCTTTCACCCGGGAAGTGAAGTGGCAAATATGTCCGTTCTCGGATATAACCTGCCACAAGTGTACGAGGGTCGCGGTCCGCTCGAAGCTGCCAGCATCGGGGTGGAACTACAACCCGGAGAAATGGCTATGAGATGCAATCTTATTTGCGTTGAAGGAGAGATCTTAAAGAATCACTCTTCCGGCCATATAACTACTGAAGATGCAGATGTACTGATTAAATTTCTGCAAGAAAAATTAGGTAATGATCGCATAAGCTTTCACACCGGAGTGGCTTACCGTCACTTACTGGTTATTAAAGGAGGAAATAAGAATATTGATTGTACTCCTCCGCATGATGTACCTCTCAAGCCGTTCCGTCCGCTAATGGTTAAAGCTACAGCGCCCGAAGCTCAGGAAACTGCCGATCTTATCAATGACTTAATCCTCAAATCTCAGGAACTACTCAAGGATCACCCACTTAACCTGAAACGAATGGCTGAGGGAAAAGATCCTGCAAACAGTATCTGGCCATGGTCTCCGGGCTATCGTCCGCAGATGGAACCTATGTCGCAGACTTTCCCGTTCATTAAGAAGGGGGCTGTAATTTCGGCTGTCGACTTAATAAAGGGAATTGGTTACTATGCCGGACTTCGCCGTATTGAGGTGGAAGGTGCTACCGGACTTTTTGATACCAATTATGAAAATAAAGTAGCTGCAGCACTCGAAGCACTTCAGACAGAAGACTTTGTTTATCTTCATATTGAGGCAAGTGATGAGGCTGGACACGAAGGAGATGTGGATTTAAAGCTGAAAACAATAGAATATCTGGATTCACGTGCTGTGGGGCCTATTTATGAAGCGGTGAAGAACTGGGACGAGCCTGTGGCTATTGCAGTGCTCCCTGATCATCCTACACCATGCGAACTACGTACACATACTTCAGACCCTGTGCCATTCCTGATCTACTATCCAGGCATAGAAGCAGATGCAGTACAAACTTTCGATGAATTCTCAGTAAAAGAGGGTGCATACGGTTTATTAAAGGAAAATGAGTTTATTAACGCGTTTCTGAACAATGAATAA
- the thrA gene encoding bifunctional aspartate kinase/homoserine dehydrogenase I translates to MKVMKFGGTSVGSVNSILNVKKIVESSEESVIVVVSALGGVTDQLINTSKIAAAGDASYEKDFREIVMRHINMVKDVIPAGEKQVTLTKQVRALLDELKDIYQGICLIKDLSAKTADTIVSYGERISSLIVAALIDGAQWFDSRKFIKTEFKHNKHTLDKELTNELIKETFKEIPRVSLMGGFISSDKVSGDVTNLGRGGSDYTAAILAAALDASVLEIWTDVDGFMTADPRVISAAYPISELSYVEAMELCNFGAKVVYPPTIYPVCHKNIPIVIKNTFNPSAPGTFIVQEKSVSGGKAIKGISSINDTSLITVTGLGMVGVIGVNYRIFKALAKGGISVFMVSQASSENNTSIGVRSADSKLACELLNEEFAKEIEMGEISCVTAEYGLATVAIVGENMKHTPGIAGKLFGTLGRNGINVIACAQGASETNISFVIDAKFLRKTLNVIHDSFFLSEYQVLNLFISGVGTVGGSLIEQIRCQQKNLMQQNGLKLNVVGVANSRRALFCREGIDLSNYKEELKEKGIANSPEVFRDEVLGMNIFNSVFVDCTASADVASIYKELLSHNISVVAANKIAASSKYEDYLELKQIARHRGVKFLFETNVGAGLPIINTINDLINSGDKILKIEAVLSGTLNYIFNKIGADVPFSRTIKMAQEERYSEPDPRIDLSGKDVIRKLVILAREAGYKIEQADVDKNLFIPDEFFKGSLEDFWQKIPSLDADFEARRRVLENEKKRWRFVARFEEGKASVGLQEVDSRHPFYGLEGSNNIILLTTERYREYPMMIQGYGAGAGVTAAGVFADIMSIANIR, encoded by the coding sequence ATGAAAGTAATGAAATTCGGCGGAACATCCGTAGGTTCCGTGAACAGCATTTTAAATGTTAAAAAAATAGTTGAGTCATCAGAAGAGTCTGTTATTGTTGTTGTTTCCGCATTGGGAGGCGTAACAGATCAACTGATAAATACCTCTAAAATTGCCGCAGCCGGTGATGCATCTTACGAAAAAGATTTTCGTGAAATAGTGATGCGCCACATAAATATGGTTAAGGATGTAATTCCTGCAGGCGAGAAACAAGTTACTCTAACAAAGCAAGTACGTGCACTTCTTGATGAATTGAAAGACATCTATCAGGGAATATGTCTGATAAAAGATCTTTCTGCAAAAACAGCTGATACAATTGTAAGTTATGGTGAAAGAATTTCATCTCTTATCGTTGCTGCACTGATTGATGGTGCACAATGGTTCGACTCCCGCAAGTTTATCAAGACTGAATTTAAGCACAACAAACATACCCTGGACAAGGAACTGACTAATGAACTGATTAAGGAAACGTTCAAGGAGATTCCACGTGTATCTTTGATGGGAGGGTTTATTTCTTCCGATAAAGTTAGCGGTGATGTTACTAATCTTGGCAGAGGAGGTTCGGATTATACAGCTGCTATCCTTGCTGCTGCTCTTGACGCTTCGGTTCTAGAAATCTGGACTGACGTAGACGGATTCATGACAGCCGATCCGAGAGTGATTAGTGCTGCTTATCCTATTAGCGAACTAAGTTATGTGGAGGCTATGGAGTTGTGCAACTTTGGTGCAAAAGTGGTTTATCCTCCTACTATCTATCCGGTTTGTCACAAGAATATTCCGATAGTTATTAAAAATACATTCAACCCATCTGCTCCGGGTACATTTATTGTTCAGGAGAAATCGGTTTCGGGAGGTAAGGCAATTAAAGGCATCTCTTCCATTAACGATACCAGCCTGATTACTGTAACAGGTTTGGGCATGGTAGGAGTTATCGGCGTTAATTACCGTATCTTTAAAGCTTTGGCAAAAGGTGGTATCAGCGTGTTTATGGTTTCTCAGGCATCTTCTGAGAACAATACATCTATCGGTGTAAGAAGCGCAGACTCAAAATTGGCATGCGAATTGCTGAATGAAGAGTTCGCCAAAGAGATTGAGATGGGTGAAATCAGTTGTGTAACGGCTGAATATGGCTTGGCAACTGTAGCTATTGTAGGCGAAAATATGAAGCATACTCCGGGTATTGCAGGAAAGCTATTCGGTACATTGGGACGAAACGGTATTAATGTAATTGCTTGTGCCCAGGGAGCTTCGGAAACTAATATCTCATTTGTGATTGATGCAAAGTTCCTTCGTAAGACTCTGAACGTAATTCACGACTCTTTTTTCCTGTCTGAATATCAGGTACTGAATCTATTTATAAGCGGTGTCGGCACTGTAGGGGGAAGTCTTATAGAGCAGATCCGCTGTCAGCAGAAAAATCTGATGCAACAGAATGGTTTAAAACTAAATGTGGTAGGAGTTGCTAACAGCAGGCGAGCACTTTTCTGCCGTGAAGGAATTGATTTAAGCAACTACAAAGAAGAACTAAAAGAAAAAGGAATTGCAAATTCACCCGAAGTATTCAGAGATGAAGTGCTAGGTATGAATATATTCAATTCTGTGTTTGTAGATTGTACAGCAAGTGCAGATGTTGCTTCAATATACAAAGAACTGCTTTCGCATAATATTTCGGTGGTGGCAGCCAATAAGATTGCTGCATCGTCAAAATATGAAGATTATTTAGAATTGAAGCAGATAGCCCGTCACCGCGGAGTGAAGTTCCTTTTCGAAACAAATGTAGGTGCCGGCTTACCAATTATAAATACAATAAACGACTTAATAAACAGTGGTGATAAGATTCTGAAAATAGAAGCTGTTCTTTCGGGAACGTTGAACTATATCTTCAATAAAATTGGTGCTGATGTACCTTTTAGCCGTACCATTAAAATGGCTCAGGAAGAACGCTACTCAGAACCCGATCCCCGTATCGATCTTAGTGGTAAGGATGTAATCCGTAAACTGGTGATTCTGGCACGTGAGGCCGGATATAAGATTGAACAGGCCGACGTAGATAAGAATCTGTTTATTCCTGACGAATTTTTCAAAGGTAGCCTGGAAGATTTCTGGCAAAAGATTCCTTCATTAGATGCTGACTTCGAAGCCAGAAGAAGAGTTCTGGAAAATGAAAAGAAGCGCTGGCGTTTTGTTGCCCGATTTGAAGAAGGAAAAGCATCAGTAGGACTGCAGGAAGTAGATTCAAGGCATCCGTTCTATGGTCTTGAAGGAAGCAATAATATTATTCTGTTAACAACAGAGCGTTACCGTGAATATCCAATGATGATTCAGGGATACGGTGCAGGTGCCGGAGTTACCGCTGCTGGAGTTTTTGCAGATATAATGAGCATTGCTAATATTCGATAG
- a CDS encoding RagB/SusD family nutrient uptake outer membrane protein codes for MRLNKLIMVALGTLALASCSDKMDYNEYNVYDKDYVTKNFTYVGNLMTAIYRQVDYDFGNYYSGAILGSASDESEYAITGNSIEGFYNGSWSPTNAKSAIWSDSYTGIADCNLVLKEFQGLKFDELVLNSDYDQQMYRYQNYKHEARFWRAYFYFNLVRQYGAVPLITENMTTDEKNTASRTSADSIFNYIFTECDDIKNSIVKDYSNLGAMALNEQETGRANNLAVLALKARAALYWASPLFNKNNDKERWHTAALYNKQLIDSCEVRGMKLATTYESLWSKDNWSDAKITSEIIFGRRAGSISTFEGYNYPVGIEGGNGGNCPTQTMVDAYEMKSTGLGINEAGSGYVEANPYAGRDPRFAVTIAKNGDTSWPSSNTTALQTYYGGLNAEPLTGGTPTGYYLKKHCHSAISLASNSKYKVDNHTWITFRLGEFYLNYAEAVYNYLPSPYSTSDDLTMSAVTAVNKTRVRAGMPVFPTGMTNDAFWTKYKNERMVELAFEGHRFWDVRRWKEAATYFKSIQEMKLTKNADGTITYTRNTVSRQWDDKMYLFPIPQTELMKNKNLTQNPGWN; via the coding sequence ATGAGACTAAATAAATTAATCATGGTAGCTCTTGGAACACTGGCACTTGCTTCGTGTTCAGACAAGATGGACTACAATGAATATAACGTTTACGATAAAGATTATGTTACCAAGAACTTCACTTATGTGGGTAACTTAATGACAGCTATATATCGTCAGGTAGACTATGACTTCGGTAACTACTATTCAGGAGCTATTTTAGGTTCAGCATCTGATGAATCTGAGTATGCTATCACCGGTAATTCTATCGAAGGTTTCTATAATGGTTCATGGAGTCCAACAAATGCAAAAAGTGCAATCTGGTCAGATAGCTATACCGGAATTGCAGACTGTAACCTTGTTTTGAAAGAATTCCAGGGACTTAAATTTGATGAACTAGTGTTGAATAGTGATTATGATCAACAGATGTATCGTTATCAGAACTATAAGCATGAAGCTCGTTTCTGGCGTGCATATTTCTATTTTAATCTTGTTCGTCAGTATGGTGCTGTGCCATTGATCACTGAGAATATGACTACCGATGAGAAGAATACTGCCTCCAGAACATCTGCAGATAGTATCTTTAATTACATCTTTACAGAATGTGATGATATAAAAAATTCTATAGTTAAGGATTACAGTAACTTAGGTGCTATGGCCTTAAACGAACAGGAAACTGGTAGAGCTAATAATCTGGCAGTACTTGCACTTAAGGCACGTGCAGCTCTTTACTGGGCAAGTCCTTTGTTCAATAAAAATAATGATAAAGAACGTTGGCATACGGCTGCTCTATATAATAAGCAACTTATTGACTCTTGTGAAGTACGAGGAATGAAACTTGCAACTACTTACGAATCATTATGGTCAAAAGACAATTGGAGTGATGCAAAAATAACATCTGAGATCATCTTTGGTCGTCGTGCTGGTTCGATCAGTACATTTGAAGGTTATAACTATCCAGTTGGTATTGAAGGAGGAAATGGTGGTAACTGCCCAACACAAACAATGGTTGATGCTTATGAAATGAAAAGTACCGGTCTTGGTATAAATGAGGCAGGTAGTGGTTATGTTGAAGCCAATCCTTATGCAGGTCGTGACCCTCGTTTTGCTGTAACCATTGCTAAGAATGGAGATACAAGTTGGCCTTCAAGCAACACTACAGCATTGCAAACATATTATGGTGGTTTAAATGCTGAACCGTTGACAGGTGGTACTCCAACCGGTTATTATCTTAAGAAGCATTGTCACTCTGCTATTAGTTTAGCATCGAACAGTAAATATAAGGTTGACAACCATACGTGGATTACATTCCGTCTTGGTGAGTTCTATCTTAATTATGCCGAAGCTGTATACAACTATTTACCTAGTCCTTATTCAACAAGTGATGATTTAACAATGTCTGCTGTAACTGCAGTTAATAAGACTCGTGTTCGTGCTGGTATGCCTGTTTTCCCTACAGGAATGACAAATGATGCATTCTGGACCAAGTATAAAAACGAACGTATGGTTGAGTTGGCGTTTGAAGGTCATCGCTTCTGGGATGTACGCCGTTGGAAAGAAGCTGCAACATACTTTAAGAGTATACAAGAAATGAAGTTGACAAAGAATGCAGATGGTACAATTACCTATACCCGCAATACTGTCAGCCGTCAATGGGATGATAAGATGTATCTATTCCCTATACCTCAGACTGAATTGATGAAGAATAAAAATCTGACACAGAATCCTGGTTGGAACTAA
- the thrC gene encoding threonine synthase — MKYYSTNKQAPVADLQEAVVKGLASDKGLFMPESIKPLPKEFFDQIETMSFQEISYRVADAFFGEDIPAETLKKIVYDTLSFDVPLVKVTEDIYSLELFHGPTLAFKDVGGRFMARLLGYFIKKQGQKNVNVLVATSGDTGSAVANGFLGVEGIHVYVLYPKGKVSEIQEKQFTTLGQNITALEVDGTFDDCQALVKSAFMDKELNAHLSLTSANSINVARFLPQSFYYFYAYAQLKKLGKADNAVFCVPSGNFGNITAGLFGKRMGLPISRFIASNNKNDIFYQYLKTGKYTPQPSVATIANAMDVGDPSNFARVLDLYGGSHEEIVKEISGATYNDEQISETVQWVYNKTHYLLDPHGACGYRALSENLKPGETGVFLETAHPAKFLETVEKIIGEKVDIPAKLQAFMHGEKKTVPMEKDFASFKQYLMNV, encoded by the coding sequence ATGAAATATTACAGTACCAATAAGCAGGCTCCGGTAGCGGACTTGCAGGAAGCGGTTGTAAAAGGACTTGCATCCGATAAAGGACTCTTTATGCCCGAATCAATCAAGCCATTGCCAAAGGAGTTCTTTGACCAGATTGAGACCATGAGTTTTCAGGAAATCTCTTACCGTGTAGCAGATGCCTTTTTTGGAGAAGATATCCCTGCCGAGACGTTGAAAAAGATCGTATACGATACACTTAGCTTCGATGTACCATTGGTTAAGGTAACAGAAGATATCTATTCTCTTGAGCTTTTCCATGGCCCTACACTGGCATTTAAAGATGTAGGTGGTCGTTTCATGGCTCGTCTGCTGGGTTATTTCATCAAAAAACAAGGCCAGAAGAATGTAAACGTATTGGTTGCCACTTCTGGTGATACAGGAAGTGCGGTAGCTAATGGCTTCCTGGGCGTGGAAGGCATTCATGTGTATGTGCTTTATCCAAAGGGAAAGGTAAGTGAGATACAGGAAAAGCAATTCACCACACTGGGACAAAATATCACAGCTCTCGAAGTTGATGGCACGTTCGACGATTGTCAGGCACTGGTAAAATCAGCCTTTATGGATAAGGAGTTGAATGCACATCTCTCTTTAACCTCAGCCAATTCAATCAACGTAGCACGTTTCCTACCTCAGTCGTTCTATTACTTCTATGCTTATGCACAGTTAAAGAAACTAGGCAAGGCAGACAATGCAGTGTTCTGCGTACCAAGTGGAAACTTTGGAAACATCACAGCCGGATTGTTTGGCAAACGTATGGGATTGCCAATTTCGCGTTTCATTGCCTCAAACAATAAAAACGATATCTTCTATCAATACCTGAAAACAGGCAAATATACACCACAGCCTTCAGTAGCAACCATAGCCAATGCAATGGATGTAGGCGATCCAAGTAACTTTGCACGTGTTCTTGATCTTTATGGCGGAAGTCATGAAGAAATTGTAAAAGAAATAAGCGGAGCAACATATAACGATGAGCAGATTAGTGAAACAGTACAGTGGGTATACAATAAAACCCATTACTTGCTCGATCCTCACGGAGCATGCGGATACCGTGCCCTATCTGAAAACCTGAAACCGGGAGAAACCGGAGTGTTCCTTGAAACAGCTCATCCTGCAAAATTCCTTGAAACAGTAGAAAAGATAATAGGAGAGAAGGTCGATATCCCAGCCAAGCTGCAAGCCTTTATGCATGGCGAGAAGAAAACCGTTCCAATGGAGAAAGACTTTGCATCTTTCAAGCAGTATTTAATGAATGTATAA
- a CDS encoding DUF1653 domain-containing protein, translating into MDKERYFRHFKGGLYKMITVAKDSETLERMVVYQALYGEKGFWVRPEKMFFETVVRDGVEIPRFKEITEEEISIL; encoded by the coding sequence ATGGATAAAGAAAGATATTTCCGCCATTTCAAAGGAGGTTTATATAAGATGATAACTGTTGCCAAAGATAGCGAGACATTAGAACGTATGGTTGTTTATCAAGCTTTGTATGGTGAAAAGGGGTTCTGGGTTCGTCCTGAGAAAATGTTTTTTGAGACTGTAGTCAGAGATGGAGTAGAGATTCCTCGTTTTAAAGAAATAACGGAGGAAGAAATTAGCATATTATAA